DNA sequence from the Bacteroidales bacterium genome:
TTATATTTTAAACGTTATTTACAAATATATTTTCATTAAAAACCAACAAGTCACAAAGATAAAAATAACTCCAATTATTATAAACTTCATTTCATACGAAGCACTATCTGCCAAGTCATCGAAATCAGGCCCTTTCCATATTTCAGAAAATGACTTTATCTTATAGCCTGTCAGTATAGAGTAAAAGAAACGTAAAATCAAAACAATCAAAACTCCAAAAAATCTTGCTATAATTGACCCGTAAAACATATGCTATTTGTTTTGATTTGTATCAGTCCTTGTATTTAACTACAAAGGAGTAAAGTTAAAATACGTAAAAATTGAATTAACAAAATTATTTGTCCTTATTGTATGATTGTATTTTTTAATGCTTAAACCTCGTAGCTGATGAGAACCCTTTAAAACACTCTCTCCTATAAATAGTGGGCCCCCGCTGAGCGTAATTTGTAATTATCCAAACCTCCAGGGTTTCTGAAATTCCTGCACTATTGTTACAGCGCATCAAAAATAGTGTTTTTTGAATTGCAAATACAAGGAGGTTTGTACGGGATTTAATGCGATACCGGACGTTTAGTGCAAGTGCCGCAAAGCCGAGATCCTTCACTTCGTTCAGGATGACAAGATTTAACCTTAGCCGGGAATCAGACCATAATAAAGTCTTCTACTTAAACGCCTTCTCCAGCAACCCATCACCCTTTAGGTTCATGCGGCTGAAATATTCGGGAACGGGCTTGCCGGTGAGTTTATCAACATAGAGTTTTGCGAGGTATTGGCCCAGCATAAAGCCTTGTCCGCGCAAGCCGATAAACAAGCCAGCATCCACATCAAGCACCATGCGGGGTTCCACGTAATAACCGGCCCACACCGCCTGGAAACCAACGGATGAAAGGCTGGGAATCCAGTCGGTAAAAACTTCGGCGATAATCTCAATAAATTCCTTGGAGTTAATTTTCAGGTTTTTGTCGGTTTCCATGGGTTCAATGGCGGGGGAAGCGCAGCCGATCACCTGTCCGGTTTCGGCAAGCTGCTGCCCGTAAACGGCGGTAAAACCTTTGTAATGGCGGCGGTCAATCAGCATGGGCAAGGGCGTGCCGTTCACACCCATCATGGGCAGGCGGCGGGTGATAAAAGCCTGGTGTTTTACGGGAAACAATCCGGTTTCATGCCCCAGCTTGCGGGCAAACACATCGCCTTCGGGTCCCAAAGCATTAACAAAATGCGAAGCGTGAAACTCAATGTATTCCTTTTCGTGGTTCTGAACCAATGCAATATATCCTTTGCCGTTTTTGGTAACGTCAATCAGTTTGCAATCCTCCAACACCTCGCCGCCATTATCTATTCCGATCCGGCGGAGCAGGTCAACTACCCGGCCCGGAGTGGCTTGCCAGCAGTCTTCGGTAAGCAGTGCCGAAAGGTATTTTTTCAGATCCTTGCTGATGTAAGGCGATATTTCCTGGTGAAAATCTTTGGGTTCAATCATGCGTGCATTCGACCAGGCCATGGAAGCTTCCAGGGCTTTGTACATGTTCTCGTCGTGGGCGAAGGTCACATAGCGGATCGGAAGAAAATCAATATTGCTGATGCCTTGCAGTTCCCTGAAAATTTCCAGATTGTGGCGGGCAATGTCAGAAAGTTCGGGCAAGCTGAAGTTGGGCCTGCCGCCGGCAATATTGCGCCAGGATGCGCCACGGCCAAAATTGATGAGTGTGGGCTTGAGGCCTTCTTCGGCCATGTAGCGGAAAAGGGCGCTGCCACCAATTCCACCCCCCGCAATCAGCACCTGCACTTTTACTTTTTTAGGAGTTTTGCCAGTGATGTTGGTGATAATTTTATCGTGAACCGGGCGGGGATAAAGTTCTCCCAGCGAAACCTGGTTCGACAATGGCCCGCGTGGTGTGGGTTCGCCCACAATAGAGATTCCTGTTCCACCCAGGGTTTGCTTCAAACGCTTGATGCAGCGTTTGCCGCGGCAGGCGCCCATTCCCAAACGCGTGGTGTGTTTCACCTCATCCACAGAGATGAATTTGCGATCACCGATCACTTCACGGATTTCCTGCAGGGTCACATCATCGCAATGGCAAACGTATACATCCTCTTCCTTTTGGTAAGAGGTTTCTGTCATTTGAACCGGTACGGGATAATCGCTTTTGGCAACGAATCCTCTGATCTTGTTCAGTTCTTCGCCGTGGACATCCAGGGATTTCACACGGGCAATATGCGTTTTATTGGCCTTTTTCAGGATTTTCTCCACAATGCCTTCGCCAAGGATTTTGCCATTATTATCCACCAGGTAAACTTCGCTTTGCTCATCCACAAAATATTCGATGGGAAGGAAGAGCCAGTCTTTTTTCAGGTTATATCCGAAAATCGCGAGGCCGGGACATTGATACACGCAATCCATGCAACCCACACATTTCTCAAAATCTATTTGCGGAACCGTGCTGGTGCTGGTTTTGGTAATAGCACCGTGCGGACAGGCAAACTCGCAGGGATTGCAGGCAAAACCATACAGGCAGTCAATCTGAACATAAGGTTTTGAGATCATGCGTTCAGGGTTCGGAAGATAAGGCTCTTCAATGATTTTATGCGGGTGCTGCTGAGAGTCAATATATTCTTTTGAAACGGACAGGTAGGCGTTATAATCAATGCGTTCGTTCATTTCCTGCAGGATTTCATAAGCTACCTGCTGACCGCGCAACACTGCCGAAGTTCCTTCGCCAATGCGGATGGCATCGCCGGCGCCGTAGCATTTACGGCCAAAAATATCATTGCCCTTGATCAGGAGTTGGTCGTCGGGAACAAGACCAGTGCAGATGTTGATGGCGTCAATACCTTCGATGATCTTTTCGGTTCCCGGAATGGGCTGAAAGTTTTTGCACTCAGCAACCACGGCTCCGGTAATTCCATCATGATTTTCATTTGGAATGGCTTTCAGCAAAATATGTGAAAGCATGATCGGAATTCCCAGGCGGCGAACACGGTTGGCCTGCACCGGGAAACCGCCTTCAAAAGGCTGTGCCTCAAGAATGGCTTTCACATTAGCACCAGCCTGCATCAATTGGTAAGAAGTCAGGTAGCCAATATTTCCGGCTCCAACGGTTAGCACATTTTTACCAAGCAGCGTGAACTCGTTATTCATCATTTTCTGAACCACGGCCGCGGTGTAAACTCCTGGCAGGTCATCATTCTCAAAGGTTGGCATGAAGGGCACCGCACCTGTGGCGACCACAAGATAATCAGCATCCACGTAATAAATTTCCTCAGTCCTTACATTTTTTATGGCGAGGCGTTTGCCGTCGAGAATATCCCAAACGGTTGAGTTCAGAAAAATACCCTCATGGTTTTCACCGGCCAGGGTTTTGGCAATATCGAACCCACGCATACCGCCGAACTTTTTCTCTTTCTCAAAAAAGAAAAACTGATGGGTTTGCATGGTAAACTGTCCGCCAATCTGGTCGTTGTTGTCAATTACAATATTTTCAACTCCATGCTTGTTCAGTTCTTCACGAACCGCAAGCCCTGCCGGACCAGCTCCGACAATAACAACCTGCGTTTTATACACCCACACAGGATCATCCTTTTTATAATTTACAACAGGAGGCGTATAGTCTTTTGGTATTTCCTGAACCTGTTTTACCCCGTCAACAGTGGCAATGCAGATGCGTTTGATCTGGCCATCCACCAGCATTTCGCAGGCGCCACATTTCCCGATGCCGCATTCAAGACTGCGTTCACGGTTTTTAAGGCTATGGCTGTGCACGGGAAATCCGGCTTGGTGAAGCGCAGCAGCGATCGTAAAACCTTTTTCGCTGTCAATCGTTTGTCCGTTAAAATTGAAATGATGTTTTTCGCCGGTACGTATTTCAAGGATAGGGTGTTTCTCAATCTTGTGCATAGGATATAGGTGTGATGAGTGATGCTAAAGTATGCTAACTGAACGAGTTGATGTTTAATGCAGGATTTAAACAAAAGTTGTGCAAAATTACAGGATTTTATAGTACGCTGCTTCCCGGGAAAACTTAAATTGCCCAAGATTTTGAGAATCAACATAGCAAAATGCCTGGGTTAAAAACACAGCGATTTTTTTAATACCTTTGCAAATCTTAATCTTAAGGAATCTCATTTCTTCTTATCATGGAAAAAGTTAAAGTTCTTTTTGTTTCGCATGACATCACCCCTTATTTGAAAGAAAGCCACATGGGTTTGATTTCCAGGCACCTTCCACAGGGAATTCAGGAAAAGGGGCGCGAAATCAGAACATTCATGCCCCGCTTTGGCAATATCAATGAGCGCCGGAACCAACTTCACGAAGTGATTCGTTTGTCGGGGATGAACCTGATCATCAACGATAACGACCATCCTTTGATCATCAAGGTGGCTTCGATCCAATCGGCCCGCATGCAGGTTTACTTTATTGATAACGAAGATTATTTTAACAGGAAGTTCATCTTCAGGGATAAAGCTGGAAAATTTTACAAAGACAACGATGAAAGGGCAATCTTTTTCTCAAGAGGTGTGTTGGAAACAGTTAAAAAACTTGGCTGGCCACCCGATTTGATTCATTGTCATGGCTGGCTTGGCAGCCTGGTTCCGCTTTATGTGAAAACCGCCTACAGGGACAATCCTGTGTTTTCCGAATCCAAAGTGGTCTTTTCAGTTTACAACGATGATTTCGAAGAAATAATCAGCAAAGATTTTCCAAAAAAAATCAAACTTCCCGGCATTTCTTTAAAAGACCTCAAACACTATAAAAAGCCTACCTACGTTAGTATGATCAAAGCTGCTATTGATTTTTCAGATGCAGTGGTTATGGGACATCAGCAAATTCACCCTGAGATTAACCAGTACATCATCGAATCGGGCAAGCCGGTACTCAGTTATCTATCCGGGCCTGATTATATTGATGTTTACAACAAGTTCTATGATGAATTGCTTGTTCCGGAAACTGCAGCGAAGAAATAGCGATCGTATAACTACTTAAATCAACCCATCTTGAATAAAACGATGAACCTTAGCACGTTTAGATTTTTTGCGCTTGCTACCCTGGCTCTATGGCTTGGATCCTGTACTAAAGATGAAAATAAAATCGGCCTTGATATTCTACCCCCAGGCGAAGAATTGTTGCTTTCTTATACCGATACGATTACCGCTGTTGTTTACTCTTACAGGGAAGATTCGGTTAGGACCGATGAACTGTCAACAAGTCTTCTCGGGAGTTACTTCGATCCGGTTTTTGGCAAAACCACTGCAAGTGTTTTTACTGAGATCCGGCTTTCAACAGTAAAGCTTGATTTTGGCGAAGGAGCCGTTATAGACTCATTGATATTGAAACTCGCCTATCAAAATGTATATGGCGATTCATCAACCGTACAAACTTTCAGGGTGTTTGAACTTACAGAGAATATAAATATTGATAGTGCTTACTTTTCTAACCAGATGAGTGCTTACCAGGCCAGTGAGTTAGGATCTGTAACAATGGCGCCGCTTATTGACAGCATTTTGGTTGATACCGTAAAGGTAGCTCCATACCTCAGAATCCCACTCAACCAAGCGATGGCGAATAAATTACTATCAGCAGATAGTACTCACTTTGAATCAAACGAGAAATTTGTTCAATTTTTCAAAGGATTATATATTACTGCCGATCCGGTGAATATGAGCGGACAAGGCGCTCTATTGACTTATAATCTTCTCTCAACAGCTTCAAGCCTCACAGCTTATTACCATAATAACGAAAAGGATTCGTTGCAATACACTTTTAGCATCACCAGCGCTTCTGCCAGATACAGTCATTACGAACACTATGACTATGCTGATGCAGATCAATTGTTCAGACAGCAGGTAATTGATGGTGACACAGCATTAGGTTCTGAAAAGGTTTATCTGCAAGCGCTTGGTGGCGTAAGAACCTATCTTCGCTTCCCCGGACTTTCCACACTTGGTTCGCAAATAGGTTCGGGAAACAGGGCAATGATTTCAGTTAATGAAGCGCAGTTAATCTTCAATCTCCAGGAAACAAGTCCGGCCGTGTCGCCTCCTTCCCGTATCATCATCGGAAAAAACGTAGATGCTGATGGAACAACAACTGTGCTGGCTGATCAGATTGAAGGCGAAAGTTATTTCGGAGGTTTTTACGAAAGTGATTCACTCCAATATCGTTTCCGTTTGAGCCGTTACGTTCAGCAAACCTTGCTCAAACCTGACGAAGATGAATTTGGCCTGGTTCTGCTAATCCCTAATGCATCGTTTGCTCCCCAAAGGGTGATCTTAAACGGTGGCGCTTCCGAAACCGGACGAATTAAACTGGCAATAACTTATACCATAGTGGAATAGCATTGTACCGGTAAAGTTTCAAGTGAAAACCTGAAAATTCTTTTTCATTGTCCGGATAGCAAGGCTTTTTACTCGTTAGAACCAGGAAAGCATAAGCCGGTATTTTTTCAACTACTTTTGTGAATTAAAAATCAGATTATGTGCGGAATTGTAGCTTATATGGGTCAAAGGCAAGCATATCCTTTATTGATGAAAGGATTGCATCGCCTGGAATACAGAGGATACGACAGCGCAGGTGTGGCATTGCTTGATGGAAGCCTGCGATTATATAAACACCAGGGGAAAGTTGCCGATTTGGAGGCCTTTGTTAAAGGGAAGGATGTTTCCGGCAACCTGGGTATGGCTCACACCCGATGGGCTACTCATGGTGAACCCAACAACGTGAATGCCCACCCACATCAATCACCCACCAGCAACCTCGCCATTATTCACAATGGAATTATTGAAAATTATGCATCACTCAAACTTGAGTTGCTGGCACGCGGTTATGAGTTTAAAAGCGAAACCGATACCGAAGTCCTTATCCATCTCATCGAAGATATTCAGATAAATGAAAATGTTGATCTTGTAAAAGCTGTTCAGATTGCATTGAACCAGGTTGTGGGAGCGTATGCCATTGTTATCCTCTCAAAAGGTGATCCTGACCTCATGATTGCCGCCCGAAAAGCCAGCCCGCTGGTTGTGGGCATTGGTGAAAACGAATTCTTTGTGGCATCCGATGCAACGCCTATCGTTGAGTATACCCGTGATGTGGTTTATCTTGATGATGAAGAAATAGCAATTATACGTCGTAACGAGGGGCTTAAAATCCGAACAATTGCCAACATTGAAAAAACGCCTTATCTGCAAAAACTGGAGCTTAACCTGAGCCAATTGGAAAAAGGTGGATTTGATCATTTCATGCTGAAGGAAATCTATGAGCAGCCCCGTTCCATCCGCGACAGCATGAGAGGCCGGATAAAGCTTAATGAAGGGATTGTTGCTCTTGGCGGGATTTTAGAATACGAACAGAAACTGGTAAATGCCCGCCGAATTCTTATTGTAGCATGCGGAACTTCGTGGCATGCGGGTTTGGTAGGCGAGCACCTGATTGAAGAACTTGCGCGTATTCCGGTGGAGGTTGAATATGCGTCTGAGTTCAGATACCGGAACCCGTTGATCTACGAAGACGATGTTGTAATTGCCATTTCCCAATCAGGAGAAACCGCTGATACATTGGCTGCCATAGAGTTGGCCAAATCAAAAGGTGCAACCATCATCGGCATCTGCAATGTTGTTGGAAGTTCGATAGCACGTGCCACCCATGCCGGTTCATATACGCACGCCGGCCCTGAAATAGGCGTTGCTTCAACCAAAGCTTTTACAGCCCAGGTTACTGTGCTGGCCATGCTGGCGCTGCGTCTTGCCAACAAAAGAGGATCAATCTCGCATTCCCGCTTTCACCAACTGCTGCATGAATTGGATTCTATTCCCGAAAAAGTTGAAAAGGTATTGGCTTCGAACCAACATATTAAAGACATTGCCTTTAAGTTTAAAGATGCCAAAAATGCCCTTTACCTTGGGCGGGGATGCAATTTCCCAGTTGCGCTTGAAGGCGCACTGAAACTCAAAGAGATATCTTACATTCATGCCGAAGGTTACCCAGCGGCGGAAATGAAGCATGGCCCTATCGCCCTTATTGACAAAGAAATGCCCGTGGTAGTTGTGGCCACCAATAAAACCATTTATGATAAGGTTGCAAGCAATATCCAGGAAGTGAAAGCGCGGAAAGGAATTATCATCGCCATTGTGAATGAAGGGGATACAACCATTGAAGAAATGGCTGATTACTCAATTGAAGTGCCTGAAACAGATGAATTGCTTTCTCCCCTGGTTGCTACTATTCCGTTGCAATTGTTTTCATACCATATTGCTGTAATGCGGGGCTGTAACGTTGATCAGCCGCGGAACCTGGCCAAGTCGGTTACTGTTGAGTAGTTCCTGCCAAAGCCAATGGTACGGGACTTCCGATATTCCAGGTATTCAAAGCTTCAGTAGCTCTATTAAAGATCTTATCGGTTTCAAGGAAAATGGGATAAAAGCCTTCGTCATCAAATATATTTCTTGCAATATATGATTTCAGAAGATGGTTGATCCTTTCCTTTGATTGTTGTATGCTTTTTTTCTCGGTCTTCGCATCCTGACTTTCGGCGTATGAAACAAAATCATTGAAAACGGCATCAGTGATCTGGAAATCTTTGTTGTATACCCCGGGATCAGGATATTTTTTCAGGGCTTCGCGCTGTGAATCAGTGTAATCGAAGGCAAATTGGTAAATAAGCCCCTGGTTTGCCACTGTGTTGAAATAAGTGAGATTTTCATCCCGTTCAATCGTTACATAGATATCGGGCATGATACCACCGCCGCCATAAACAACCCTTCCACCAGCGGTAGCATATTTCAGTGAATCGTTGAACTCAATACTTTCAGGATCGTCCAACTCGCCACTGGCAACACGGTTGTAAAAATCGTGGTAATAGTCATCCAAACCGTTATCGTAGGGTTTTTGAATGCTGCGGCCGGCAGGAGTATAGTATCTTGCAACCGTAAGCCTTACAACGGAACCATCGAAGAGATCCAACTGTTCCTGAACAAGGCCTTTCCCAAATGAACGCCGTCCAACAACCAAACCACGGTCGTTGTCCTGGATTGCACCAGCAATGATCTCACTTGCCGAAGCTGAACCTTCATCAATCAGCACCACCAAAGGAAGGTTAATAAATGAGCCTTTTCCGGTTGAATAGGCCATCTGTCGGGGCCGGTTATGCCCTTCGGTATAAACGATGAGTTTCTCTTTTTCAAGAAATTCGTCGGTAACCCTGATGGCAGCCTGAAGGTAGCCTCCTGAGTTGCCCCTGAGATCAAAGATCAGTTTCTGCATGCCTTCTTTTTTAAGATCGCCCATTGCAGTGAGGAGTTCCTCGTGGGTAGTGGCAGAGAATTTACTGAGTTTGATGTAACCTACTGAGTCGTTCACCATAAATGAAATGTCAATGCTGTAAGTTGGGATAACATCACGAATGATAGACAGATCAATAAGTTCAGATACTCCGCGACGGTAAATGCTCACATTTACCTTAGATCCTTTCTCACCTTTGAGTAAGCGCACCACATCCCTGTCAATCATGTTAACACCTGCAACCAGGCTGTCGTCAACCCTTACTATGCGGTCTCCGGCCATGAGTCCGGCCCGTTCTGATGGCCCACCAACGATGGTTTGGATCACGGTACAGGAATCCCTTTCCATCCTGAATTGTATGCCAATTCCTTCGAAGGCACCCAGCAATGGTTCATTCACGTCGGCAAAATCTTCGGCGCTGATAAACTGCGAATGTGGATCAAGGCTTTTGAGCACTCCTTCAATCGCATCTTTTTCGAGTAATGATTTATCCACCGGATCAACATAATCCTGCAGGATGAATTGGATAACATCATTCACCTTGTTGTATCGCGAAGGCTGCAGCAGGGAAACAGTTCCCTGGTTGACCGGTGAAACCCGTATGAGCCGGCTTCCCAGAAAAATGCCGGCAATTACGCTAATCGCGATGATAATAGGGAAGTATATAATGAATCGGGAAAAAATTGGTTTCATAAGAATGATTTAAGGATCAGATAAGTAAGTAACGAAGTTTCATACCGGTTTATTTAATAGGGACTAAAAGAAACAAAAAAAGCTTTCAGATGCTGAAAGCCTTTTTTCGCTGTACCCGGAGCCGGAATCGAACCGGCACGGGAATTACCCCATTGGTTTTTGAGACCAACGCGTCTACCTATTCCGCCATCCGGGCATCAAAAGAACTTTGTCGTTTTTAAACGAGGTGCAAAGATAGTAAAAACAGCATTCTGAAATATCTTTGCTTCAATTCATATCATAAATTTGAAGAACGCAGCAAATATTTGTAGTTTTGCCGCCTCAATTTCAGGCAGCCAACCCCAAAAACCAACAAATAATGTCACCAGTAGTTAACATCTTTTCAGGTCGGGGATCAAGGTATCTCGCCGAAAAAATTGCAGAATCCTACGGAAAAAAACTCGGCGATATTATCCTGACTGAATTTAGCGATGGTGAATTTCAGCCCTCCTTCGAGGAAAATATCCGCGGTCAGGAAATCTTTATAATCCAATCAACTTTTGCCCCGGCCGATAACCTTTTTGAATTATTGATGCTTATTGATGCCGCCAAGCGTGCTTCGGCAAAACATATTGTTGCTGTTATCCCTTACTTTGGGTTCGCACGACAAGACAGAAAAGACAAACCACGGGTTTCAATTGCAAGTAAACTGATTGCGAACTTGCTTACAGCCGCAGGAGTGCAACGCATTATCACCATTGATCTGCATGCTGATCAGATCCAGGGTTTTTTCGATGTGCCGGTTGATCATCTTTTTGCTTCCTCCATTTTTGTGCCCTACATCAAGCAATTGAATTTACCCAATCTTACTATGGCTTC
Encoded proteins:
- a CDS encoding glycogen/starch synthase, translated to MEKVKVLFVSHDITPYLKESHMGLISRHLPQGIQEKGREIRTFMPRFGNINERRNQLHEVIRLSGMNLIINDNDHPLIIKVASIQSARMQVYFIDNEDYFNRKFIFRDKAGKFYKDNDERAIFFSRGVLETVKKLGWPPDLIHCHGWLGSLVPLYVKTAYRDNPVFSESKVVFSVYNDDFEEIISKDFPKKIKLPGISLKDLKHYKKPTYVSMIKAAIDFSDAVVMGHQQIHPEINQYIIESGKPVLSYLSGPDYIDVYNKFYDELLVPETAAKK
- a CDS encoding S41 family peptidase; the encoded protein is MKPIFSRFIIYFPIIIAISVIAGIFLGSRLIRVSPVNQGTVSLLQPSRYNKVNDVIQFILQDYVDPVDKSLLEKDAIEGVLKSLDPHSQFISAEDFADVNEPLLGAFEGIGIQFRMERDSCTVIQTIVGGPSERAGLMAGDRIVRVDDSLVAGVNMIDRDVVRLLKGEKGSKVNVSIYRRGVSELIDLSIIRDVIPTYSIDISFMVNDSVGYIKLSKFSATTHEELLTAMGDLKKEGMQKLIFDLRGNSGGYLQAAIRVTDEFLEKEKLIVYTEGHNRPRQMAYSTGKGSFINLPLVVLIDEGSASASEIIAGAIQDNDRGLVVGRRSFGKGLVQEQLDLFDGSVVRLTVARYYTPAGRSIQKPYDNGLDDYYHDFYNRVASGELDDPESIEFNDSLKYATAGGRVVYGGGGIMPDIYVTIERDENLTYFNTVANQGLIYQFAFDYTDSQREALKKYPDPGVYNKDFQITDAVFNDFVSYAESQDAKTEKKSIQQSKERINHLLKSYIARNIFDDEGFYPIFLETDKIFNRATEALNTWNIGSPVPLALAGTTQQ
- a CDS encoding ribose-phosphate pyrophosphokinase, with the translated sequence MSPVVNIFSGRGSRYLAEKIAESYGKKLGDIILTEFSDGEFQPSFEENIRGQEIFIIQSTFAPADNLFELLMLIDAAKRASAKHIVAVIPYFGFARQDRKDKPRVSIASKLIANLLTAAGVQRIITIDLHADQIQGFFDVPVDHLFASSIFVPYIKQLNLPNLTMASPDTGGTRRAAAYAKMLNTGFVICYKQRGKPNEVETMALIGDVSGKDVVLIDDIIDTANTITKAATLMMENGASSVRAFCTHPLLTHHAYEQIENSAFTEVVVTDTIPLRKQSSKIRVLTTAKLLADVISRVHNFESISSLFKF
- a CDS encoding DUF4270 domain-containing protein, which gives rise to MNLSTFRFFALATLALWLGSCTKDENKIGLDILPPGEELLLSYTDTITAVVYSYREDSVRTDELSTSLLGSYFDPVFGKTTASVFTEIRLSTVKLDFGEGAVIDSLILKLAYQNVYGDSSTVQTFRVFELTENINIDSAYFSNQMSAYQASELGSVTMAPLIDSILVDTVKVAPYLRIPLNQAMANKLLSADSTHFESNEKFVQFFKGLYITADPVNMSGQGALLTYNLLSTASSLTAYYHNNEKDSLQYTFSITSASARYSHYEHYDYADADQLFRQQVIDGDTALGSEKVYLQALGGVRTYLRFPGLSTLGSQIGSGNRAMISVNEAQLIFNLQETSPAVSPPSRIIIGKNVDADGTTTVLADQIEGESYFGGFYESDSLQYRFRLSRYVQQTLLKPDEDEFGLVLLIPNASFAPQRVILNGGASETGRIKLAITYTIVE
- a CDS encoding FAD-dependent oxidoreductase is translated as MHKIEKHPILEIRTGEKHHFNFNGQTIDSEKGFTIAAALHQAGFPVHSHSLKNRERSLECGIGKCGACEMLVDGQIKRICIATVDGVKQVQEIPKDYTPPVVNYKKDDPVWVYKTQVVIVGAGPAGLAVREELNKHGVENIVIDNNDQIGGQFTMQTHQFFFFEKEKKFGGMRGFDIAKTLAGENHEGIFLNSTVWDILDGKRLAIKNVRTEEIYYVDADYLVVATGAVPFMPTFENDDLPGVYTAAVVQKMMNNEFTLLGKNVLTVGAGNIGYLTSYQLMQAGANVKAILEAQPFEGGFPVQANRVRRLGIPIMLSHILLKAIPNENHDGITGAVVAECKNFQPIPGTEKIIEGIDAINICTGLVPDDQLLIKGNDIFGRKCYGAGDAIRIGEGTSAVLRGQQVAYEILQEMNERIDYNAYLSVSKEYIDSQQHPHKIIEEPYLPNPERMISKPYVQIDCLYGFACNPCEFACPHGAITKTSTSTVPQIDFEKCVGCMDCVYQCPGLAIFGYNLKKDWLFLPIEYFVDEQSEVYLVDNNGKILGEGIVEKILKKANKTHIARVKSLDVHGEELNKIRGFVAKSDYPVPVQMTETSYQKEEDVYVCHCDDVTLQEIREVIGDRKFISVDEVKHTTRLGMGACRGKRCIKRLKQTLGGTGISIVGEPTPRGPLSNQVSLGELYPRPVHDKIITNITGKTPKKVKVQVLIAGGGIGGSALFRYMAEEGLKPTLINFGRGASWRNIAGGRPNFSLPELSDIARHNLEIFRELQGISNIDFLPIRYVTFAHDENMYKALEASMAWSNARMIEPKDFHQEISPYISKDLKKYLSALLTEDCWQATPGRVVDLLRRIGIDNGGEVLEDCKLIDVTKNGKGYIALVQNHEKEYIEFHASHFVNALGPEGDVFARKLGHETGLFPVKHQAFITRRLPMMGVNGTPLPMLIDRRHYKGFTAVYGQQLAETGQVIGCASPAIEPMETDKNLKINSKEFIEIIAEVFTDWIPSLSSVGFQAVWAGYYVEPRMVLDVDAGLFIGLRGQGFMLGQYLAKLYVDKLTGKPVPEYFSRMNLKGDGLLEKAFK
- the glmS gene encoding glutamine--fructose-6-phosphate transaminase (isomerizing) — translated: MCGIVAYMGQRQAYPLLMKGLHRLEYRGYDSAGVALLDGSLRLYKHQGKVADLEAFVKGKDVSGNLGMAHTRWATHGEPNNVNAHPHQSPTSNLAIIHNGIIENYASLKLELLARGYEFKSETDTEVLIHLIEDIQINENVDLVKAVQIALNQVVGAYAIVILSKGDPDLMIAARKASPLVVGIGENEFFVASDATPIVEYTRDVVYLDDEEIAIIRRNEGLKIRTIANIEKTPYLQKLELNLSQLEKGGFDHFMLKEIYEQPRSIRDSMRGRIKLNEGIVALGGILEYEQKLVNARRILIVACGTSWHAGLVGEHLIEELARIPVEVEYASEFRYRNPLIYEDDVVIAISQSGETADTLAAIELAKSKGATIIGICNVVGSSIARATHAGSYTHAGPEIGVASTKAFTAQVTVLAMLALRLANKRGSISHSRFHQLLHELDSIPEKVEKVLASNQHIKDIAFKFKDAKNALYLGRGCNFPVALEGALKLKEISYIHAEGYPAAEMKHGPIALIDKEMPVVVVATNKTIYDKVASNIQEVKARKGIIIAIVNEGDTTIEEMADYSIEVPETDELLSPLVATIPLQLFSYHIAVMRGCNVDQPRNLAKSVTVE